The following DNA comes from Prosthecobacter sp. SYSU 5D2.
CAGCTTCCCGTTCTTGACCCCCCAAACACTCACCTGGCTGCCGCCATCCGAGGAGCTGGCAGAGGCCACCCACTGCCCATCCGCAGAGAGGGCAAAGGCGGACAGCGCATCCGGCTGGACAAAATTTCGCACCGTCTCCGCGCTCCCCCGCTTCCAATCCCACAGTTTTAAGGTTCCGTTTCGGACAGAGGCCGTCAGGATCTGCCGTCCCTCCGGTGGCACAAAGCCCCCCTGCCAGACCGATTCATTGTGCCTCAGCGCAGGGTTCTCCATCACCCCCGCAGGGGCCTCGGAAAGGAGCACCATCAGCCGGAACATCGCCTCCTGGTTTTGCGGATCGGTGCGCAGCGCCCGGCACAGGAGCGCCACCGCCTCACCATACTTTTTGTTATTCGCCTTTTCCTGTGAGGCCGCCGTGTCCGACTCGCTGAATACCTGGCGGGTCCTTTTTTCCGCCTTCTCGGCCCGCATCGCCATGCCAAAACTGACCAGGGAACCCACAATCAGCACTGCCAGCGCCACCGCCGCCGCCAGCACCTGCCCGCGATGCCGCCGCACAAACTTGCGTGTAAGGTAGCCCAGGCTCGGCGGGCGGGCACTGACGGCCTCGTCTAACAAAAAGCGCCGCACATCCTCACCAAACTCCCGCACGGTCTGATACCGCCTTTCGCGCTCCTTGGCCAGCGCCTTCAGCACCACCCAGTCCAGCTCATTTTCCGTGCGCGCCGTGAGCAGTTGCAGTTCCTGCGCATCCGCCCCCAGCGTCGCCAGGCGGCGGGAAGGCCGCATGGGATTGTGATCCCGGATGGCCTTCACCCATTCATCCAGCCCTACCTGCGCCAGCTGCGCCCCGCTCAGCGGCGCATGCCCGGTGATCATCTCATACAGCAGCGCTCCCAGGGAATACACATCCGCCCGCGTATCAATGTTCAGCCCGCCATGCAGCGCCTGCTCCGGGCTCATGTATTCCGGCGTGCCCAGCATCTGCCGGGGATGCGTATAGAGCGTGTGCGGCGTCAGTTCCTGCCACAGTGCCTTGGCGATGCCAAAGTCAATGATGGTGACCTTTGGCGGCCCCCCGTCCTGCCCTGCCGCCACCATCACATTGGACGGTTTCAGATCCCGGTGGATCACCCCTTTGGCATGCGCATGCTCCATGCCCGCGCAGATGTCCAAAAACAAATGCAGCCGTTCATCCAGCTTCAGCCGGTGCTTCGTGCAGAACAGGTTCACCGGCAGGCCGTCCACCAGCTCCATCACAAAAAAAGGCCGCCCGTCCTCCGTCGTCCCCGCATCCAGCGCCCGGGCGATGTTCGGGTGGTCCAGCATGGACAGCGCCTGCCGCTCCGCCTCAAACCGCGCCACCACCATCCGGCTGTCCAGCCCCGGTTTGATCAGCTTCAGCGCCACCTGCCGCTGAAACGGCAGTGTCTGCTCCGCCCGATAGACAATGCCAAAACCGCCCTCGCCAATCGGCTCGATCAGCCGGTATCGCCCCACCATCTCCCCCTCCTCCCGCATGGGCTCATCCATGCTCAGGGGCTCTGCCCCTTCACTGCCAAAAAAATTCGCCGCCAGGCACGCCGGGCACAGCCACACCGGCCCCTCCAGCGGCATGGGCCGCCCGCAGTCCGGGCAGGAAACGGGCCGGGGCATCGGTTTGGTGGGAATATCGTCCATCATCGCATCCATGGCATCATCCCATCCGGGTTCATTCGTTACAGCGGGCCGTCATTTCATCAAAATGGCCTGCAGGTGCCGCAGCTCCTCCGCCACCTCCGCCTCCCCGTTTACCGTCTGGGAGATCACCTCGCACAGGGCGGAGCGGAAGTGTTTGCGGATGCGATACAGCAGCACGCGCGCATGGCCCTCCGTCACCTCCGCCTGGGCGGCAAGCTGCGCCATCGGCACCTTCGCCTCCCCACGGCTCAGCATCGGGATGAGCACCGCCGCCAGCTCCCCCTTCCCCGCCGATTCATAGTCCGCCCGCAGCCGGGCGATGGCCTGGTCCAGCACCATCAGCGCCCACCGCCGCTCATACAGCCGCTCCGGCGTGTCCACATGCGTCGGCTCCAGTTTGTACCGCTCCTCCGCCGTCAGCGAGTCCATGGAAAAGACCGTCCCCCCACCTCTCTTCTGCGCGGAATTTTTGCGATACTGCTTCGTCATCCAGTTCTGGATCGCCGTCAGCAGATAGGACCGTAGCTTGCCCTTGTCCGCCCCGCCCAGCCGCTCGATCACCTGCCGCTCCAGCAAATGCTCAAAGAACCCCTGGGTGATGTCCTGCGCATCCTCCGGCGAGGAGCCCCGCCGCCGCACATAGGCATACAGCGGATACCAATACTGCCGGCACAGCTCCGCCATCGCCTCCCGACGCCGCGTCACATCATCGCCGCTGGCAGCCAGGACGAGGCTCCATCGCGTCTCAGGAAAGCTCGCCTTCCCGCCTACTGACAGATCGTGAAACACACTCTGTCAGTGGAGCAAAATGCAACGCTACGCCAGCAAAGAAGTATAATATTAGTCCGCTTTCCGCTTCAGCTGTGGGAAAAGGACGACATCGCGGATGCTCTCCGCGCCCGTCAGCATCATGATCAGCCGGTCAATGCCGATGCCAATGCCACCCGCAGGCGGCATGCCGTGCTCCAGCGCGGTGATAAATTCCTCGTCAATCTTCTGGATCTCCTCGCCCGCCTGATGCTCCAGGCGCTCGCGCTGCACGATGGGATCGTTCAGCTCGGAATACCCAGGACTGATCTCCTGGCCATTGATGACCAGTTCATACACATCCACCACGGACTCATCCGCCGTGTTCTGCTTGGCCAGCGGCACCAGTTCCTTCGGCACATGGGTGACGAAGAGAGGGTTGAAACTCTTCTCTTCCACCAGCTTTTCAAAGACCTTCTGGTCCAGCTCATAGTGTTCATCGCCCGCATGGATCTCATGCACGCCCAGACCCTGCGCACGCGCCACCTTGGCGTCCTTGTCCAGCGTGAACCAGTCCTCCCCGGCGGCCCCTTTGACGAGGTCCCGATAGGGCGTCCTTTTCCACGGCCGGCTCAGGTCAATGAACGCGTCCTCGCACAGCGTCTCCAGCTTCGCCATCATGCCCGCAAAGAAGCCCCGCTGCCCCTCATTAAAGCCGCCCTCGCACAGCCCCAGGAAGCGCCGCAGCTCCTCCCGCGTGCCCTGCGCCACCGCCGTCGCATTGTGGTGATCCAGCTCATTCAGCGCCTTGTGCGCCGCTGCTACCACCGCCTGGAATTCCGTCGCCGCTTCCGGCGTCAGCGTCAGATGATGCTCCTGGACCAGACGCGGAATCATGAACAAAATGGCCCGGATCTCCGTGGACCGGTTCCGCTTGATGCGCAGCCCGCCGCAGAACTTCTCCGCCAGATGGCAGATCAGGCTTTCCACCAGATCCGCCATCTGCTCAAAGTCCGAGAAAGCCCAATACGCCTCCAGCATCGTGAACTCCGGATTGTGCCGCCGGCTCACCCCCTCATTGCGGAAATTCCGGTTCAGCTCGAACACCCGCGTGAAGCCGCCTACCAGCAGCCTTTTCAAATAAAGCTCCGGCGCGATGCGCAAATACATCTTCTGGTCCAGCGCATTGAAATACGTCTCAAACGGCCGCGCCGCCGCCCCGCCGGGAACGTCCTGCATCATCGGCGTCTCCACTTCCATGAAATCGCGCCCATGCAGAAAGTTGCGGATCTCCGCCACCATCTTGCTGCGCGTCACAAAGATCTCCCGGCTCCGGTCATTCGAAATCAGGTCCAGATACCGCTGGCGGTACTTGATCTCCCGGTCCGCGATCCCGTGCCACTTGTCCGGCAGCGGCCGCAGCGCCTTGCCCATCGGCGCCAGCGTCTTCACATGGACGGAATTCTCCCCCTTCTTCGTCACAAAGCTCAGGCCCGCAATGGCCACAAAATCGCCAATATCAATCTGGTGGACAAAAAGATCATAGACCTCCTCGCCCACATCATTCTTGCTCAGGTAGCACTGAATGCGGCCCGAAATGTCCCCCACATCGAAGAACGTCGCCTTCCCCATCTGCCGGCGCGACAGAATGCGCCCCGCGATGCGGACCTCCAACCCCTCCGTGAAATTCGCCTTCAGCGTCCCCGGATCATGCGACACCTCAAACTTCCCCCCAAACGCCGCAATCCCCCGTTTCTGCAGCTCCTCCAGCTTGTGGCGGCGAAATTGGAGCAGTTCGGATTCAGTGTGTTCAGGAGCAGGTTGCATGGTCAGTCAAAGAATGGGGCGATGTCTTTAGCGCGTCTCCCAGCTTTTACCATGGCAAAATTGAACCCTTGATGCTGGAACCCTGCCCTGAATCACCAAAACTCCCCTTTCAATCAGATCGAACTGGCGACTCCCGCCCTCAATGTTTAAAGTAGGCTCTTCACTCACTGCCCTTATGAGTCTGCGTCCAGAGCAAACGGCCATCTACCACATTACCGATGTGGAGAATCTGGCCAGCATTCTGGCAGCGGGAGGTTTGTTTTCGGATGCACGCCTGGCGCAAAAGCAGCCAGGCACGGTAATTGGTTATACACACATCAAGGAAAGGCGGATGAAGGAGATCCGGGTGCCATGCTGCCATAACCGTTTTGTCGGAGAGTTTGTACCATTTTATTTCTGCCCGCGCTCGCCAATGCTTTACACCCTGAACCGTGGCAACACCGGCCGCCCGGAAGGGTGCCAACGCACGGTGGTTCATCTCGTCAGCCATGTGGCAGCAGGAATTCGTTTAGGCCGTCCCTGGGCGGTGAGTGACGGCAACGCAGGCGCATTTTACACCTCATTCCATGCCTCACTTGAGGCACTTGCGGATCTGGACTGGTCCGCCATCCGCACGAATGACTGGCGGGGCCGAACTCATCAAAAAACGGCGGAGTTTCTGGTGGCGGACAGCTTTCCCTGGACGGGCATTCAGGCGATTGGCTGCCACAATGCAGTCGTGGCTGGACAGGTCCGCGATTTGCTTCACAATCAGGCCCACAAGCCGCTGGTCAGTGTCCAGCCCGGCTGGTACTATTAAAAAAACCATCATGATCGAGTTCACCCAAGGCAATTTGCTAGAAGCCCGCGCTGAAGCACTGGTGAACACAGTGAATACCCAGGGCGTGATGGGCAAAGGCATCGCCCTCCAGTTCAAACAGGCGTTTCCCACCATGTACCGCGAGTATGAACGCGCCTGTGCCGCAGGCGAGGTGGAGCTTGGCAAGATGCATGTGGTGGATCTCGGCGGACTGGTGGGCGGCCCCCGCTGGATCATCAACTTTCCGACCAAAGGCCACTGGCGCGCCAGAAGCAAGATCACGGATGTGGACAAAGGCCTTCAGGATCTGGTGCGCGTGATCCGTGCAAACGGCATCCGGTCCATCGCCCTGCCGCCTCTGGGCTGCGGCCTGGGCGGACTGGACTGGAATGACGTGCGCCCGCGCATTGAGGCAGCTCTTTCCCAGGTGCCTGAAGTCAAGGCCTTGGTCTTTGCGCCAGGCGCTGCACCTGCCGCCGAGGCCATGCCAAACCGCACGGAGCGGCCCAAGATGACCATCGGACAGGCCGCGCTGATCGCACTGATGGACCGCTATTTAAAGGGCCTGCTGGATCCCTTTGTCAGCCTGCTGGAGATTCACAAACTGCTCTACTTCCTCCAGGCCGCCGGGCAGCCGCTCCGGCTCAAATACACCGCCCAGACCTACGGCCCCTATGCCACCAACCTGCGGCAGGTGCTGATCCGCATGGAGAAACACTACACCCAGGGCTATGGCGACGGCAGGGACACGCCCACCAAACCCATCGAGCTGCTGCCAGGAGCGGTGGAGCAGGCCGAAGCCTTCCTGGCCGCCGACTCCGATACGGTGCAACGGATGAACTGCGTCACCACCCTGATCGAAGGTTATGAAGATGGCTACGGCCTGGAACTGCTAAGTTCAGTCCACTGGGTCATGACCCACCAGCCCGCCGCAAGGACCGATGCCGATGTGGCCGTCAGGGCCGTCCAGTCCTGGAACACCCGCAAGAACCGGACACTGAAAGAAGAGCATCTGCTAAAAGCCTGGCACCGCCTCACCGATTTCGGCTGGGACAAAGCGGTGAATGTCTAATCCAAAGTGACTACATCTTTCTTAAACCAGTCATAGCCCCCTGCACCGCAGTTCATGCTTGACATCCTTTTTTCTAATGAAATCGATTCAAAGTGAAAGAGAATTTTCGCAAGCATTAAATTTGTGGGGAGATGATGTAATTTATCGAGGTCAGGTGAAACATTACACCAAGGATAATACAACATCAATTACAACATCCTTCAAACGTAACGGGTGTCATCCTCCCTCTATGCAGAGATGGCTTCACTACTGTGGGGAAGCTTTGCACAGTCTAAATTGTGTAGAAGATACTGAAGATATTGCAATGGAATGGATTCAAGCACTATTGCAACACTACGGGTGGCGGTCATTTTATATTGATGTTACAAAGGATATCAGCGTGGCTGCATGGTTTGCATGCAATGTATATGAAAGTAAAAATTTTGTTAATTTAGAAGAGGACTGTAATGAGGTCGGTGTGCTGTCCATTGTTAATAAAGCTCATTATGTGCCAAGCGTAAAAGATGGCTATATTTATGTTATCTCGAAAAATGCACTCAACAAATGCGGGGTGGGCGTTATAGATTTGTGCCTTATCGAGCCCAACGACTTTAAACCCCGCTATTCTTGTCAAAAAGGTCTATTAATCGGGCCATGTGATGAGCTTCCTCCGGAGACTATTTTAGATGTTTTAAAAGTTGATTTGGAGGTTTTGAAAAGCATTTCAAAACAACATGCCTTAGACAACTTGTTTCCAGGTCGGGATAAAGATGTCATTTATAAAATTCTTTTGTCGGTTCCATTTACGCCGCTACCATCCACAGATTCGAGCCGAATAGCAGTATATAGAAGAGCTCTGCAAATCCCAGAGTATGACTTCAGATTCACAAAGATAAATAGTTCAAATGTGGCTTACTACAGCGGTGAAATGATTTTTAAGGAGCCTGATGAAATTGCAGATATAATAGTACATGCGTCTGGATTTTTACTTTACCATACAACTATTGACATAGACGATGATATTAGCGGATTATTATCGCTGCTGGGTGGTGGAGGAAAGCTGATTGTAGAGTGCAGCGACTTATTGAGACTCCCCCCGTTCCACGACAGTCCACTGTACATAAAGGGTGCGCATCTTCAATTGTTTGAAAACGGGGATATTTGCATCAGTGGAATGTCTGTCCAACAAAGCGGCACTCAAATAACAAGTATGCAGATAGACAATGGTTGGTATTATCGCCAGGTAAATAATCGGCTGATTAAGGTCCCTGATCCTAGAGATTGTCCGTGTAATTATAAACGCAGACACCTGCTGATCGTTACTATATTAAAAAAAGCTAATTTAGATTTAGTTAATGGAAAGATTTTTTTCGATAAAGGTATCTATCATTACTGAAGGAAACGGAGTCAGTCAGCGACTCTTGAGAGATTGAACCATTCATCCGGCAGTAACCCCGCTTTCCCCCAGCCCCAACGGGGCGAAACAACAAAGCCCAGGGGCATCGCCCTGAGTCCAAGCGCATCCGATCCTCCCCACATAGAGCCCTGCAAGGGCGAGACACCCCAGCCCGCCTGCACCCCAAACTGGCCTCCTCCTGACTGCCCACCAATTCTTTCGCTGCCTTCACTGCCTCCCTGCCCCTCTGCGGTAAAGCTGGGTGGCCCAAGACCCTCACGCATGTTTCCTTTGCCTTCACCACTTGCGTAGATACCTTGCTCTAAATGAATGCCACCCTAACAGCCCCAGCAGAGGAGCTTCTCCGTGAGCAAGTCGCCAGCGGCCATTTCGCCTCTGTTGACTCGGCCTTGGAGGCTGCTGTGCAGACCGTGTTTGGGAGGCGTGCAACCCACGCCCTGGAAGCTCTCCTGGATGAAGCGCTGAGTCACCAGGGCAGACGGGTACCCGTCGCTGAACTGCGGAACAGGCCCGCATGAAGACGGTTGTATTCAATCCTGTGGCGATTGAAGATCTGGACGAAATCACCCACTACATTGCTCAAGACAACTCGGTCGCAGCGGAAGCTGTGAGGTGGGATATTCTGGATACGGCCGAGAGCCTTGCCCATCAGCCAGGCTTGGGCATTCGCCCCCGGTTCAGTGCGGTGCGCTTCGCCGGCATTCGATTCCTTCCGTCGAACCAGTATCCAAACTATCTTCTTTTTTATCGCGAGCTGGAGGATGAAATCGAAGTGCTGAGGATCCTGCATGGTTCAAGGAATCTTCCTGCCCTCTTTGAATAAGAGGCGCCTCACTCCCGCCCCCTTTCATTCTCTGCTTCCACTGCCTCTCTGCGGTAAAGCTGGGTGGCCTAGGACGGGCTGGGTGGTGCGGGTTGGGCCGCAGAGGGGCGGAGGGGCAGAGAGGGCAGATGATCTGAATGGAACTGTGACCTTTTCTATCCCGGCATTCACGATCAAAAATTCCAGAGGTTCGACAGACCGGCCCATCCAGCTTAATCTAACGTCATGAACCGCCGCACCCTCCTCCAGGCCCTGGCTGCCAGCTCCCTGCCGGGCCTTCTGGCGGCGGGTGAGCACCTGCCGCAGAACCTGACTTTCATCAACCCGGGCAAATTTGACCGCATCGTGGACCGGGCGCTGCGGGAGGACTGGCAGCGGCTGCCCATCGGTGAGCGGATGACCCGCGCGGCGCTGGCCATGGAGGGCACGCCTTATGTCGGGTTCACCCTGGAGATCCATGACCGCATCGAATCTCCCAGTGTGAATTTTGACGGGCAGGACTGCTGGACGTTTTTCGAGATCGCCCTGGGCCTGGCGCGCATGCTGGCCCGGAAGCAGGCGCGCTACATGCCGGCGGATCTGCTGCGGCAGATCGAGACGACGCGCTATCGCGGCGGCGTCTGCAACGGCGGTTACCTGGACCGCATCCACTACCTGGACGAGTGGTTCCGGGATAACCAAAAGCGTGGTCATTTAAAAAACATCACCGCCAGCCTGGGGCGGACGATGCCGCTGGAAGGGCGGCGCATTGATGAAATGACGGTGCTGTGGAAGAGCTACCGCTACCTGAAAAACAACCCTGGCCTGCGCCAGGGCATGGCGGAGATCGAGGCGGAACTGCAAAAACACCCGTTCTATTTTCTGCCCAAGGAGGCCGTGCAGGCCGCCGAGCCGCGCCTCCAAAACGGCGACATCATCGGCATCGTCACCCGCAAGCCGCATGTGTATTGCAGCCATGTGGGCCTGGCGGTGCGCACGGCGGACGGCGTGTGCCGTTTCATGCACGCCTCTCAGACGCATAAGCGCGTGCTGGTGGACAAGTCCGTGTCCGCCTACCTGGCCGACTTCAAAAGCCATGCGGGAATCGTGGTGGCGCGGCCGCTGGAATGATGCCACACTCTTCTTATGATCCTCGCCGAGCTAGATCCCATCCAGATCGCCATCATCGTCATTGCCATGGGCGCAGGGTTTGTGCAGTGGCTGTGGGGGCTCATCAAACAGAACCTGGAAGACAAAAACCGCCGGAACGAAGCGCCGCTCAGCCCGGAGGAACGCGCGGCCCGGGAGGAAGCCTGGCGCAGGCAGGTGGAGCAGTCCCAGCAGGGCCAGGGCCAAGGCCGTGGGCGGCCGCAGCGGCCCGCCCCGCAGGCCCCCACACCCGCGCATGACCCCTGGTCCACTGTCCGGGACGTGTTTGAGCAGTTCAAAGAAGAAGCCCGAAAAGCCCAGCAGCCCGACGGCCCGCCTCCCCTGCCCCAGCAGCAGCGGGAACAGGAGCGCCCGGCCCCGGCCCGCCGCCCGCATCCCGCCACCGTGCGGGCCGAGGTGCACCCGGTGCCCGTGCCGCCGCCAGTACCTGCGGATGCCTTCCCCTCCGGCTCCGTCAGGAGCAGCCCGGCCAGCGTCACGCCGCCCGTCTTCTTTGCCACGCCTCCTCCGCCCCGCACCCTGCGGCCCAGCCTCCATGAAGCCGGACCCGACTTTCGCGGCCTGCGCGAAAAACTGCACAATCCGGCCTCCCTCAAGCAGGCGGTTTTGTTCCGCGAAATTCTTGGCCCGCCAAAAGCCTTGCAATCCGCCGGAGATTCGCCATTCTAAGCGTTCCTTTGCAAGACAGCACACGCCGGTGTGGTGAAATGGTAGACGCGCTAGACTCAAAATCTTGTTCCGAAAGGAGTGTCGGTTCGAGTCCGACCACCGGCACCACCCTCAAGAATCGTTGATTCACGACGATCTGAAAACGAGGGCAAGGTTTTTGACAGATAGGTCGTGGCGTTTCACAGGCCAG
Coding sequences within:
- a CDS encoding sigma-70 family RNA polymerase sigma factor → MFHDLSVGGKASFPETRWSLVLAASGDDVTRRREAMAELCRQYWYPLYAYVRRRGSSPEDAQDITQGFFEHLLERQVIERLGGADKGKLRSYLLTAIQNWMTKQYRKNSAQKRGGGTVFSMDSLTAEERYKLEPTHVDTPERLYERRWALMVLDQAIARLRADYESAGKGELAAVLIPMLSRGEAKVPMAQLAAQAEVTEGHARVLLYRIRKHFRSALCEVISQTVNGEAEVAEELRHLQAILMK
- a CDS encoding lysine--tRNA ligase, giving the protein MQPAPEHTESELLQFRRHKLEELQKRGIAAFGGKFEVSHDPGTLKANFTEGLEVRIAGRILSRRQMGKATFFDVGDISGRIQCYLSKNDVGEEVYDLFVHQIDIGDFVAIAGLSFVTKKGENSVHVKTLAPMGKALRPLPDKWHGIADREIKYRQRYLDLISNDRSREIFVTRSKMVAEIRNFLHGRDFMEVETPMMQDVPGGAAARPFETYFNALDQKMYLRIAPELYLKRLLVGGFTRVFELNRNFRNEGVSRRHNPEFTMLEAYWAFSDFEQMADLVESLICHLAEKFCGGLRIKRNRSTEIRAILFMIPRLVQEHHLTLTPEAATEFQAVVAAAHKALNELDHHNATAVAQGTREELRRFLGLCEGGFNEGQRGFFAGMMAKLETLCEDAFIDLSRPWKRTPYRDLVKGAAGEDWFTLDKDAKVARAQGLGVHEIHAGDEHYELDQKVFEKLVEEKSFNPLFVTHVPKELVPLAKQNTADESVVDVYELVINGQEISPGYSELNDPIVQRERLEHQAGEEIQKIDEEFITALEHGMPPAGGIGIGIDRLIMMLTGAESIRDVVLFPQLKRKAD
- a CDS encoding DUF4433 domain-containing protein; the protein is MSLRPEQTAIYHITDVENLASILAAGGLFSDARLAQKQPGTVIGYTHIKERRMKEIRVPCCHNRFVGEFVPFYFCPRSPMLYTLNRGNTGRPEGCQRTVVHLVSHVAAGIRLGRPWAVSDGNAGAFYTSFHASLEALADLDWSAIRTNDWRGRTHQKTAEFLVADSFPWTGIQAIGCHNAVVAGQVRDLLHNQAHKPLVSVQPGWYY
- a CDS encoding macro domain-containing protein, with translation MIEFTQGNLLEARAEALVNTVNTQGVMGKGIALQFKQAFPTMYREYERACAAGEVELGKMHVVDLGGLVGGPRWIINFPTKGHWRARSKITDVDKGLQDLVRVIRANGIRSIALPPLGCGLGGLDWNDVRPRIEAALSQVPEVKALVFAPGAAPAAEAMPNRTERPKMTIGQAALIALMDRYLKGLLDPFVSLLEIHKLLYFLQAAGQPLRLKYTAQTYGPYATNLRQVLIRMEKHYTQGYGDGRDTPTKPIELLPGAVEQAEAFLAADSDTVQRMNCVTTLIEGYEDGYGLELLSSVHWVMTHQPAARTDADVAVRAVQSWNTRKNRTLKEEHLLKAWHRLTDFGWDKAVNV
- a CDS encoding FRG domain-containing protein, coding for MKSIQSEREFSQALNLWGDDVIYRGQVKHYTKDNTTSITTSFKRNGCHPPSMQRWLHYCGEALHSLNCVEDTEDIAMEWIQALLQHYGWRSFYIDVTKDISVAAWFACNVYESKNFVNLEEDCNEVGVLSIVNKAHYVPSVKDGYIYVISKNALNKCGVGVIDLCLIEPNDFKPRYSCQKGLLIGPCDELPPETILDVLKVDLEVLKSISKQHALDNLFPGRDKDVIYKILLSVPFTPLPSTDSSRIAVYRRALQIPEYDFRFTKINSSNVAYYSGEMIFKEPDEIADIIVHASGFLLYHTTIDIDDDISGLLSLLGGGGKLIVECSDLLRLPPFHDSPLYIKGAHLQLFENGDICISGMSVQQSGTQITSMQIDNGWYYRQVNNRLIKVPDPRDCPCNYKRRHLLIVTILKKANLDLVNGKIFFDKGIYHY
- a CDS encoding type II toxin-antitoxin system RelE/ParE family toxin; the encoded protein is MKTVVFNPVAIEDLDEITHYIAQDNSVAAEAVRWDILDTAESLAHQPGLGIRPRFSAVRFAGIRFLPSNQYPNYLLFYRELEDEIEVLRILHGSRNLPALFE
- a CDS encoding N-acetylmuramoyl-L-alanine amidase-like domain-containing protein, with the translated sequence MNRRTLLQALAASSLPGLLAAGEHLPQNLTFINPGKFDRIVDRALREDWQRLPIGERMTRAALAMEGTPYVGFTLEIHDRIESPSVNFDGQDCWTFFEIALGLARMLARKQARYMPADLLRQIETTRYRGGVCNGGYLDRIHYLDEWFRDNQKRGHLKNITASLGRTMPLEGRRIDEMTVLWKSYRYLKNNPGLRQGMAEIEAELQKHPFYFLPKEAVQAAEPRLQNGDIIGIVTRKPHVYCSHVGLAVRTADGVCRFMHASQTHKRVLVDKSVSAYLADFKSHAGIVVARPLE